The genomic stretch AGTGGTGGTTTATTTACGCGTCGGCCTGTCCTTGGTTCTCCCAGTCTAATGGTTCAGCCCCAGCCCAACGCCGGGAGCACACTGCAGTGGGAGATGAATGGGGAGGAAGCGGTGGGCGCCGGAAGCAATGGTTCGCTCGGGCCCAGTTCGCAAGGCTCCCTTCGGGTTCCGCCTGAGCTGGCTGGCAATGAGGTGGTGCTAAGGCTAGTGGGAGACAACCACCAGCTGCGAGGTATTAACACCAATATTACTTGGTTGATTCCCACGCATCATTTATCTTATCCTAGTGCTGCTTTAGGTGTAATATATTATAGTGTTGTGAGAACAGTTCTCTCTGACATGCATTAAAAGCCACTCAGCTGAGAAACGTGACAGAAGAGAGTGAGTAAACCCAAAGCTGTTGTGTCCCGTCAGAGGCGTTGAAGAGGAGTAATGACTCCCTACGGGAGCGCtgcggagagatggaggggtggcAGAGGAAGGccaaggaagagagggagttcCTCAGCTGCCGCTTCCGCGAGGCCAAGGCCCTGGTGGAGCGATTGGCACAGGAGAACCAGGTCCTGCTGGGGAAGGTCAACCACAATGGCGGACTCCCAGGAAACCGCTGCAAGACCAACCTCATGGAATCAGGAAGCCAGGCTCCCGACCCAGACGTGAAGAGCCCGCTGTCGGAGAGAAATGGCTTACAAGATTCCCTAGATGTAAAGGCTGGCATCATAAACCATTCGCAATGCATTTGAACATAATTAGCAGTATAATGTTGGATTTAGTCGGGTATTAATGCTgttctgttttgtctgtctctgttgctACCAGTCAACAGGGGACCGCCTGGATGTAGAGAAAGGAGTCATGGCTAATCCCAGGAGTTTGGTAAGACACATGTCTTGCAGCTTCATCAACATAATCATAACTGACTTCTGCCTACACAACTACCATAAacacgtatttgtgtgtgtgtgtgtgtgtgtgtgtgtatgaatctgATGTTGTGGGTGGGTATATAATGTATGATATGTGTGTATTAATCTGATGTTGTGGGAGGGTATGGGCAGGCATATGCACCTGTggtgttatatatatatgtgtgtgtgtgtgctcgtgtgtgtgtgtagtcttgtGGGAGTGAGAGTAGCTCTCTCAGTAGCTTGTCCACCAGTGTGGATGACTTTCAGCCCTTCCAGGAGAGCTGTGGGGATAGTAAGGTGAGCACGTCACCATCCCATCACGCCCCACTGCTGCCTTCCTGCACCGCTTAGACTGACACGTGTCCTAATGTCCCATCCACGGAGCCTCTCTCTGCTTTTTAATCACCCACCTCTCCTGTTCCAGCATAATCTCTCAAGTTGTGCCTTCTTTTGTGTTTTCATTGAGGTCCTGTTTTaggtctctccctgtctttctcctgGTCTGTGTTGTATCTCGAGGTGTTGCTCTAACTCCCCTTGGCAATTTGTCTCtcactgtttctttgtttctttttctaaaATGGTAGTTGATTCATTGTAGACTTCTGCATATAATAGAGTCCATTGTATTTCAAGAACAGGTTGTCTTGTTAAATGACCAAATTTGTCTGGTAAATGTGACCAGAAGAAGAACAATGATGATTGATAGGTGAAAATCAGACAATGAAAAGGGAATAAGCCACCTGTAATGGTAATGACTAGATTGGTTTGGCGTTTGAAACGAACCATGAGCAACAATATGTAGTTTATTCATGCCATGAATTGTGACAAGTGTCCAGTgaccccacaccccaccatcAGCTGAAAAAGATTTGAACAGACAGCTGTTAGTAAATAAGCTTACTCAACAGAATTACTGACATGCACCATTGAAGCTTTACTTTTGGATTTGGATACAGAATGCTGAAAGCTGACCCTGCCCGCTCAAACAAAACAATCTCTCGTATCATTGTCGCTTCACCCATGATTCAATCTGACTCTCAGACCAACTCTTTCTGTCTATTTGTGTTCTTGAATCAATTGATACCATTTGTGTTCCCGAATTGCCTGTTTCATCCATCTTCTTTGGTCCTcttcctctaccccccccccccccccccccccccccagccctgtGAAGGATCCAACGAGTTTCTGCAGCTGCTGAAGAGCCACAAGGAGAAACTGGAAGAGGGGATGCGGGTGCTCAGGAAGAAGAACGaagagctggagagggagaaggccGAGGGTGAAAAGGAGAAGGACGTGCTGTGCACTGCTATGGACCAACTGCAGGCTCGTCTCAGTCAGCTCTCTCAACAGGTAGCTACCACACTCCTTCTATAGTAATCTTCATTTGGACTGCACCATGCTACATTTAACTGTAGTGTGTTGTCACTGATGTATTATAAATGCCTTGCAAAAGCATATAATAGAGTATGGTCCCTCAGTAAGAAGATACCATTTTCCTTTGTGCTGTATCATGctatataggctaggctacagtactAAAGCAAACtacagtgcagtgtagacatGAATACATGACTAATGTATTATAAATGTGTTGGAAAAGCGTCATCTCACTCAGCAGGTAGTTGCCATAGCGTCCCATGCTGTGCTAAGTATGCCACCATGCTAAAGCAGACTGTGTAGTCAGCCACCTAATGAGGTTTAAAGGTGTAATTGTATTCATCCCGCTTAGGATGGTTAAATGGACAGGCGGCAATTCTTATAAAGCCCTAGTCAGTCCTGTATTCTTAAATTGAACAAAAACATCTCCCCCAGAGGTTTCACTCTAGAGGTGCTGTTTCCCACTTTGCTTTTCTATACGCAAAGACCATATAATTGTAGCACCAGGAAGCAGCTTCATATTAATTTCATGTTATCAGCTGTGaccttagtctggctatcaccatactaagctcaattgTTTAAGaatgaacattagtatggggaggctgagctttgtttctactgcacaagaggcgtgatcaatgggcatcgttcaaatgactccgtacgcttggatactagtccttcaaccaatcagagcaacgatctggtgcgtcttttggataagctagtttctgattggagccaaaggttctggcagggaacagaggagatagatatgcaggtttccagcctgagctgccgggcgaaatccaaattcgccggaagttcaggcagggttcacccagcctactgtGACCTGACATAACTCCCATTCTTCCTCCCCTCAGCAGAGTGGTACTGTGATGGTTGAGGCAGTTCAAAGGTCAGATGTTCCACATATGGCCTCTGACAGGTACTACGTTCTCCCTTGTTCCTTGTCCTTTGTTATTTCCCACACAGATTTTAGGATAGCCACTCAATTTTTTACTGCAACTCATATTAGTATGCTCTACTAATATATATTCTTAATGCTTTATGAAAATGATAAATTATATCAGAGTACAATTTAATTTTTATAGCTGTACTTTTAGATCTGTAGTTTTTATATCTGTACTACTGTAGCCTTAATGATCATTCTAGCTACATGCTTTACGATTTGTTGTGTTTACATTCACTACGATGCTCACCTGATATGCCATATCGCACAATGACAAAATACATTTCATAAACAAGGTTATGTTGGGCTTTAGGGCCAGTTATTGTACTAGGCAATGTACAATCAGTTTGTCaggtttgtctgtctttctgcgtGAGCACTGTCTTCAATGTATCTGTCTTTAGGACTCTTGATATATCTGTGTGTCACTGATGTAGTTTCCATCTTAAATTCCACAGTGGGTCCCAATTGTCCAAGATGAAAGATCAGCTCCAGGCTACGCAAGAAAGGTAAGAGAATCTGCAATCTTGATCGACAAAACAAGTCAAGAGACTTATTTTAGAAAGTGGGCTCGTGAAGGAAATTTAATCGGCAATAATAAGTCAGACAAATAAGTTTGAGTTGCACTCTAAGTAGCCATTGAAGGAACCTGTTATGGCCTGCAGGTATAAGGAGCTGCAGGAGAAGCTGGACTGTCTCCAGAAGAGCTCTGTGCACAGAGACCGAGCTGAGGCCCAGCTTAAGTTGAAGGAAAAGGACTGTGCACAGGTTGGTTATGAACTTTATGGGACAAAAGAAACAGCACATAAGTCATAGTGGTTCATTGTATGCATTGTATTCAGTAATGTAAGACCTGAcgcacaagacaagacaagatgaTATGTGTGCCTATTCATAGTTTATACTGGTGTAAAGTTCTGCTGATGTGTTTGACTACCTAAAATTGTTGTC from Sardina pilchardus chromosome 7, fSarPil1.1, whole genome shotgun sequence encodes the following:
- the ikbkg gene encoding NF-kappa-B essential modulator isoform X1, with amino-acid sequence MVQPQPNAGSTLQWEMNGEEAVGAGSNGSLGPSSQGSLRVPPELAGNEVVLRLVGDNHQLREALKRSNDSLRERCGEMEGWQRKAKEEREFLSCRFREAKALVERLAQENQVLLGKVNHNGGLPGNRCKTNLMESGSQAPDPDVKSPLSERNGLQDSLDSTGDRLDVEKGVMANPRSLSCGSESSSLSSLSTSVDDFQPFQESCGDSKPCEGSNEFLQLLKSHKEKLEEGMRVLRKKNEELEREKAEGEKEKDVLCTAMDQLQARLSQLSQQQSGTVMVEAVQRSDVPHMASDSGSQLSKMKDQLQATQERYKELQEKLDCLQKSSVHRDRAEAQLKLKEKDCAQLVKDCEALKAQVTSLLGELHEKQSGLEKSDEKRRDLEEKLSSKTEALQTLERDMEQQRRQNTVTVDKLLMQVQNLEAALKNDRLVITEERRKLAQLQHAYTCLFQDYDAKLKAENQTKRGGEVGDLSNRLVEAEKALALKQELIDKLKEEGEQQRSSLETIPVLTAQAEIYKADFLAERSAREKLNAVKEEMLEQLNQAKADIERLKQEGSSRARLEAMQHRHQHLPGPPAFNPAQPPPSFRSGAEEQPDFRCPKCRYQAPDMDTLQIHVMDCIQ
- the ikbkg gene encoding NF-kappa-B essential modulator isoform X2; this translates as MVQPQPNAGSTLQWEMNGEEAVGAGSNGSLGPSSQGSLRVPPELAGNEVVLRLVGDNHQLREALKRSNDSLRERCGEMEGWQRKAKEEREFLSCRFREAKALVERLAQENQVLLGKVNHNGGLPGNRCKTNLMESGSQAPDPDVKSPLSERNGLQDSLDSTGDRLDVEKGVMANPRSLSCGSESSSLSSLSTSVDDFQPFQESCGDSKPCEGSNEFLQLLKSHKEKLEEGMRVLRKKNEELEREKAEGEKEKDVLCTAMDQLQARLSQLSQQSGTVMVEAVQRSDVPHMASDSGSQLSKMKDQLQATQERYKELQEKLDCLQKSSVHRDRAEAQLKLKEKDCAQLVKDCEALKAQVTSLLGELHEKQSGLEKSDEKRRDLEEKLSSKTEALQTLERDMEQQRRQNTVTVDKLLMQVQNLEAALKNDRLVITEERRKLAQLQHAYTCLFQDYDAKLKAENQTKRGGEVGDLSNRLVEAEKALALKQELIDKLKEEGEQQRSSLETIPVLTAQAEIYKADFLAERSAREKLNAVKEEMLEQLNQAKADIERLKQEGSSRARLEAMQHRHQHLPGPPAFNPAQPPPSFRSGAEEQPDFRCPKCRYQAPDMDTLQIHVMDCIQ
- the ikbkg gene encoding NF-kappa-B essential modulator isoform X3, with the protein product MVQPQPNAGSTLQWEMNGEEAVGAGSNGSLGPSSQGSLRVPPELAGNEVVLRLVGDNHQLREALKRSNDSLRERCGEMEGWQRKAKEEREFLSCRFREAKALVERLAQENQVLLGKVNHNGGLPGNRCKTNLMESGSQAPDPDVKSPLSERNGLQDSLDSTGDRLDVEKGVMANPRSLPCEGSNEFLQLLKSHKEKLEEGMRVLRKKNEELEREKAEGEKEKDVLCTAMDQLQARLSQLSQQQSGTVMVEAVQRSDVPHMASDSGSQLSKMKDQLQATQERYKELQEKLDCLQKSSVHRDRAEAQLKLKEKDCAQLVKDCEALKAQVTSLLGELHEKQSGLEKSDEKRRDLEEKLSSKTEALQTLERDMEQQRRQNTVTVDKLLMQVQNLEAALKNDRLVITEERRKLAQLQHAYTCLFQDYDAKLKAENQTKRGGEVGDLSNRLVEAEKALALKQELIDKLKEEGEQQRSSLETIPVLTAQAEIYKADFLAERSAREKLNAVKEEMLEQLNQAKADIERLKQEGSSRARLEAMQHRHQHLPGPPAFNPAQPPPSFRSGAEEQPDFRCPKCRYQAPDMDTLQIHVMDCIQ